In Neorhizobium galegae, the following proteins share a genomic window:
- a CDS encoding carbohydrate ABC transporter permease, with protein MAAIEQQGAASGRPGGSSGTSFADRFSMRTRRLVWVWSFLALPILFYAIIRFYPTFQAFYLSFTNWDLLRPAKFIGFANYIKLFKDPQFWKVFKNTFTYLIIGTPISLVAAFTIAFFLDRVRFMHNFIRALYFLPFLTTAAAMAWVWRWFYQPPPIGVINDVFGMLGIPQQPFIRSTDQALFSIMATAIWAGLGFQIIIFMAGLRAIPGTFYEAARIDGLGEWAILRKITLPLLKPTTVFLVVFSSIGFLRIFDQVYNMTTNDPGGPLGSTKPLVLMIYQTAFNSYAMGYAAAQTVVLFTILLIVSLLQLWILREKK; from the coding sequence ATGGCAGCGATTGAGCAGCAGGGGGCGGCGTCCGGCCGCCCCGGCGGATCCTCAGGGACATCCTTTGCGGACCGCTTTTCGATGCGGACACGGCGCCTCGTCTGGGTCTGGAGTTTCCTTGCCCTGCCGATCCTCTTCTACGCGATTATCCGCTTCTATCCGACGTTCCAGGCCTTCTACCTGTCGTTCACCAACTGGGACCTGCTGCGGCCGGCGAAATTCATCGGGTTCGCCAACTATATCAAGCTCTTCAAGGACCCGCAGTTCTGGAAGGTGTTCAAGAACACGTTCACCTACCTGATCATCGGCACGCCGATCAGCCTCGTCGCCGCCTTCACGATCGCCTTCTTCCTCGATCGCGTCCGCTTCATGCACAATTTCATCCGGGCTCTGTATTTCCTGCCCTTCCTGACCACGGCTGCGGCGATGGCCTGGGTCTGGCGCTGGTTCTACCAGCCGCCGCCGATCGGCGTCATCAACGACGTGTTCGGCATGCTTGGCATTCCGCAGCAGCCGTTCATCCGCTCGACCGACCAGGCGCTGTTTTCGATCATGGCGACGGCGATCTGGGCCGGCCTCGGCTTCCAGATCATCATCTTCATGGCGGGTCTGCGCGCCATTCCGGGTACGTTCTACGAGGCGGCCCGCATCGACGGGCTCGGCGAATGGGCGATTCTCCGCAAGATCACCCTGCCGCTCCTGAAGCCGACTACCGTCTTCCTCGTGGTGTTCTCGTCGATCGGCTTCCTGCGCATCTTCGACCAGGTCTACAACATGACCACCAACGATCCCGGCGGACCGCTCGGATCGACCAAGCCGCTGGTTCTGATGATCTACCAGACCGCCTTCAACTCCTATGCGATGGGTTACGCGGCGGCGCAGACGGTGGTGCTGTTCACCATCCTGCTGATCGTTTCGCTGCTGCAGCTCTGGATCCTGAGGGAAAAGAAATGA
- a CDS encoding extracellular solute-binding protein, translated as MEAHMRKATLFAGLVAGFSTFAFNAAQAVEIEYWQYVFDTRVKAMDQLITEFQKANPGITVKQVTFPYADYQTRVIAANMAGNGPDVMQLFYGWLDKFVAGGLLAPLPKDAFPHAKIESDFFPIVKAMKRGDDYYGLPTAVRSLALFYNKKLFTEAGLDPNNPPKTLDEYVAAAQKIAKRDASGNLIVEGSTLDMGGQDHQWWREVLIRQFGGVPYTDNDQKVAYNSEAGVKALKFYTSLQLEKKIGAAGFMDEGQAAFRGGKAGMTIDGTFRLGAFKSIKDFEWGVTELPANAQGVRSNYASYFANGISAKAKGEELEASKKFLAYITSPAAMDIWLKTVGELPALRAAALTEANLKDPIYAPFLKGLEYAHTTLFMDEQGQRQNAIDMANRVLLQGQSVEDSIKQAAAAEQEIIDSAKP; from the coding sequence ATGGAGGCTCACATGCGCAAGGCAACTTTGTTCGCCGGTCTCGTCGCCGGTTTCAGCACATTCGCATTCAATGCCGCCCAGGCGGTGGAAATCGAATACTGGCAGTATGTCTTCGACACGCGTGTGAAGGCGATGGACCAGCTGATCACCGAGTTCCAGAAGGCCAATCCGGGCATCACGGTCAAGCAGGTCACCTTCCCCTATGCCGACTACCAGACGCGCGTGATCGCCGCCAACATGGCCGGCAATGGTCCCGACGTCATGCAGCTCTTCTACGGCTGGCTCGACAAGTTCGTGGCCGGCGGCCTTCTCGCCCCGCTGCCGAAGGACGCATTCCCGCATGCCAAGATCGAAAGCGACTTCTTCCCGATCGTCAAGGCGATGAAGCGTGGCGACGACTATTACGGCCTGCCGACCGCCGTGCGCTCGCTCGCCCTGTTCTACAACAAGAAGCTCTTCACCGAGGCCGGCCTCGACCCGAACAACCCGCCGAAGACGCTCGACGAATACGTGGCCGCAGCCCAGAAGATCGCCAAGCGCGACGCTTCCGGCAACCTCATCGTCGAAGGTTCGACGCTCGACATGGGCGGCCAGGACCACCAGTGGTGGCGTGAAGTGCTGATCCGCCAGTTCGGCGGCGTTCCCTACACCGACAACGACCAGAAGGTCGCCTATAACAGCGAAGCCGGCGTCAAGGCCCTGAAGTTTTACACCAGCCTGCAGCTCGAAAAGAAGATCGGCGCGGCCGGCTTCATGGACGAAGGCCAGGCGGCCTTCCGCGGCGGCAAGGCCGGCATGACCATCGACGGCACCTTCCGGCTCGGCGCCTTCAAGAGCATCAAGGACTTCGAATGGGGCGTGACCGAACTGCCGGCCAATGCTCAAGGCGTGCGCTCCAACTATGCCAGCTATTTCGCCAACGGCATCAGCGCCAAGGCGAAGGGCGAGGAGCTCGAAGCCTCGAAGAAGTTCCTGGCCTACATCACCTCGCCGGCCGCCATGGACATCTGGCTGAAGACCGTCGGCGAGCTGCCAGCGCTTCGCGCGGCCGCCCTGACGGAAGCGAACCTGAAGGACCCGATCTACGCGCCGTTCCTGAAGGGTCTGGAATACGCTCACACCACGCTCTTCATGGATGAGCAGGGCCAGCGCCAGAACGCCATCGACATGGCAAACCGCGTGCTGCTGCAGGGTCAGTCCGTCGAGGATTCGATCAAGCAGGCCGCCGCGGCCGAGCAGGAAATCATCGACTCGGCCAAGCCGTAA
- a CDS encoding ROK family protein, with amino-acid sequence MTIHTIGTHPVAIGKNPERSREHNRRVVLDVVRRHGSLGRAHIAKLTQLTPQAVANIVDELAGEGLLMEMGRLKSGRGQPPIQFAVNPEGGATIGVEIAADHMVTVALDLSGGLRAKRITPLKDTTPGHILPAFAAELAAVTELLGTKLLGTGVVMPGPFEIDGMTSVGPTTLPGWAGLDAAQALSEACGHAVIVENDATAAAVGERLFGAGLAISNFCMIYFGVGIGLGIIQDGAPYRGAFGNAGEIGHVTVVPKGRPCPSCGQLGCLEGYVSAYVLREKLSCVGISETEFSDLEKLHADRHPVVEEWIDEAATYLGPMVAMLENILDPQTVILGGALPDAIIEDIVARMGNLPTSVASRRQRDLPRVLRGQTGQLTAALGAAALPLFDMVTPKLETSLAAPADIPA; translated from the coding sequence ATGACCATACACACGATCGGCACACACCCGGTGGCTATCGGCAAGAACCCCGAACGGAGCCGCGAGCACAATCGCCGCGTCGTGCTGGATGTGGTGCGCCGCCACGGTTCGCTTGGCCGCGCCCATATTGCCAAGCTCACCCAGCTGACCCCCCAGGCGGTCGCCAATATCGTCGACGAACTCGCCGGCGAGGGCCTGCTGATGGAGATGGGCCGGCTGAAATCCGGCCGCGGCCAGCCGCCGATCCAGTTTGCTGTCAACCCGGAAGGCGGCGCCACCATCGGCGTCGAAATCGCCGCCGATCACATGGTGACGGTGGCGCTCGATCTCTCCGGCGGGCTCCGGGCAAAGCGCATCACGCCGCTCAAGGATACCACTCCGGGGCATATCCTGCCCGCTTTCGCAGCCGAGCTTGCCGCCGTCACCGAACTGCTCGGCACAAAGCTTCTCGGCACCGGCGTCGTCATGCCGGGTCCGTTCGAGATCGACGGCATGACCTCGGTCGGCCCGACGACGCTGCCGGGCTGGGCTGGCCTCGATGCCGCCCAGGCGCTCAGCGAAGCCTGCGGCCATGCGGTGATCGTCGAAAACGACGCGACGGCGGCGGCCGTCGGCGAGCGGCTGTTCGGCGCGGGTCTGGCGATCTCCAATTTCTGCATGATCTATTTCGGCGTCGGTATCGGCCTCGGCATCATCCAGGATGGCGCCCCCTATCGCGGCGCCTTCGGCAATGCCGGTGAAATCGGCCATGTCACCGTTGTGCCTAAGGGCAGGCCTTGTCCCTCCTGCGGCCAGCTCGGCTGCCTGGAAGGCTATGTTTCCGCCTATGTGCTGCGGGAAAAACTGAGCTGCGTCGGTATTTCCGAGACCGAGTTTTCCGATCTCGAAAAGCTGCACGCCGACCGCCATCCGGTCGTCGAGGAATGGATCGACGAGGCGGCGACCTATCTCGGCCCGATGGTCGCCATGCTCGAAAACATCCTCGATCCGCAGACCGTCATCCTCGGCGGCGCGTTGCCGGATGCCATTATCGAGGACATCGTCGCCCGCATGGGCAACCTGCCGACCTCTGTCGCCAGCCGCAGGCAACGTGATCTGCCACGCGTGCTGCGCGGCCAGACGGGGCAATTGACCGCCGCACTCGGCGCTGCCGCCCTTCCGCTTTTCGACATGGTGACGCCCAAGCTGGAGACCTCGCTTGCCGCGCCTGCCGACATTCCTGCCTGA
- a CDS encoding PIG-L family deacetylase — MLTARERIERQMADPSLVRLHRKLTRLKSTVTMMNTGAHPDDEQNGMLAWFRLGLGMRVIIACSTRGEGGQNALGPERLGPLGVIRSRELEEAARAIDSDVSWLGHGPTDPVHDFGFSKDGDATFTRWGEARTIERLVRAYRMERPDIVIPTFLDVPGQHGHHRAMTRAAETAITLAADPNAYPEHFTEGLKPWKVAKYYLPAWSGGGDTYDDEVPPPDTTVTVLAKGRDPATGADYDRIGEWSRYYHASQGMGHWPKRPEKDWQLHLKLSATRSKSEQSVLEDLPASLTILAGFAGLPANVAEALRRADAAIAVACTAFPDRDAIIRALTEAAGWLDIVTSAAPEEFATLQGHRIARKQTEVDAAILDAAAIFERAYADPSVISPGGAATLTVELGEGASNHKVDVAPVLPAGVSSSVQSLANDRVFALTAALDAPLSGLYLPAWSALGGNGHAHVKVSAEIGGRTVSGTFDLEEPFAVTPAQSLTLLPDALLVPLGTKQTEWPIKANVSGVNAPVSFKTPAGWVMKKTDGGWIASPTDAAKPGLVELEPQIDGHPAFQVTPIAYRHIGRTSFRAPATLKILSVDLKLPEGARIGYVGGGADRVGLWLARMGLDVTELDAQALSGDLSRFTTIVVGIFAFGIRKDLAAATERLHRFVEEGGHLVTLYHRPTDGWDPNETPVRRVEIGSPSLRWRVTDPSAEVTVLAPDHVLLKGPNVIGTEDWQGWDKERGLYFVSRWDDVYEPLLAMHDANEQPLKGALISAAVGRGRHTHTSLVLHHQLDKLVPGAFRLMANLVQPA, encoded by the coding sequence ATGCTGACCGCCCGCGAACGCATCGAACGGCAGATGGCCGATCCCTCGCTCGTCCGGCTCCATCGCAAGCTGACGCGGCTGAAGTCGACGGTCACGATGATGAACACCGGCGCCCATCCCGACGACGAGCAGAACGGCATGCTCGCCTGGTTCCGCCTTGGCCTCGGCATGCGCGTCATCATCGCCTGCTCGACGCGCGGCGAGGGCGGCCAGAATGCGCTCGGTCCCGAACGTCTCGGCCCGCTCGGCGTCATCCGTTCCCGCGAGCTGGAAGAGGCAGCCCGGGCGATCGACAGCGACGTCTCCTGGCTCGGCCACGGCCCCACCGACCCGGTCCACGATTTCGGCTTCTCCAAGGATGGCGACGCCACCTTCACCCGCTGGGGCGAGGCCCGCACCATCGAGCGGCTAGTGCGCGCCTACCGCATGGAACGCCCGGACATCGTCATCCCGACCTTCCTCGACGTGCCCGGCCAGCACGGCCATCACCGCGCCATGACGCGGGCCGCCGAGACGGCGATTACGCTCGCGGCCGACCCCAATGCCTATCCGGAACATTTCACCGAAGGCCTGAAGCCCTGGAAGGTCGCCAAATATTACCTGCCGGCCTGGTCCGGCGGCGGCGATACCTATGACGACGAAGTGCCGCCGCCGGATACGACGGTCACGGTTCTGGCCAAGGGCCGCGATCCGGCCACCGGCGCGGACTATGACCGGATCGGCGAATGGTCGCGCTATTACCATGCCTCCCAGGGCATGGGGCACTGGCCGAAACGCCCGGAAAAGGACTGGCAGCTGCACCTGAAGCTCTCCGCCACGCGCTCGAAATCCGAGCAGTCGGTGCTCGAGGACCTGCCGGCATCGCTGACCATCCTTGCCGGTTTCGCTGGCCTGCCCGCCAATGTGGCGGAGGCCCTTCGCCGCGCGGACGCCGCCATTGCCGTGGCCTGCACGGCCTTCCCGGACCGCGATGCGATCATCAGGGCGCTGACCGAGGCCGCCGGCTGGCTGGACATCGTAACCTCCGCCGCACCGGAAGAGTTTGCGACCCTGCAGGGCCACCGCATCGCCCGCAAGCAGACGGAAGTCGATGCCGCCATTCTCGATGCCGCGGCGATCTTCGAACGCGCCTATGCCGATCCCTCCGTCATCTCCCCCGGCGGCGCTGCGACGCTCACCGTCGAACTCGGCGAAGGCGCTTCGAACCACAAGGTCGATGTCGCCCCGGTTCTCCCGGCCGGCGTCTCGTCCTCCGTCCAGTCGCTCGCAAACGACCGCGTATTCGCGCTGACGGCAGCATTGGATGCGCCGCTCTCGGGCCTCTATCTGCCCGCCTGGTCGGCGCTCGGCGGCAACGGCCACGCGCATGTAAAAGTCTCGGCAGAAATCGGGGGCCGTACGGTCTCCGGCACTTTCGATCTCGAAGAGCCGTTTGCGGTAACGCCCGCCCAGTCGCTGACCCTGCTGCCGGATGCGCTGCTCGTGCCCCTCGGCACGAAACAGACGGAATGGCCGATCAAGGCCAATGTCTCCGGCGTCAACGCGCCGGTCTCCTTCAAGACGCCTGCCGGCTGGGTGATGAAAAAGACCGATGGCGGCTGGATCGCTTCTCCGACCGATGCGGCCAAGCCCGGCCTCGTCGAGCTCGAACCCCAGATCGACGGTCACCCGGCCTTCCAGGTCACGCCGATCGCCTACCGGCATATCGGCCGCACCAGTTTTCGCGCCCCCGCGACGCTGAAAATCCTGTCGGTTGACCTCAAGCTGCCCGAGGGCGCGCGGATCGGCTATGTCGGCGGCGGTGCCGATCGCGTCGGCCTGTGGCTTGCCCGCATGGGCCTCGACGTCACCGAACTCGACGCACAGGCACTCTCTGGCGATCTGTCGCGCTTCACCACGATCGTCGTCGGCATCTTCGCCTTCGGCATCCGCAAGGATCTTGCCGCCGCCACCGAGCGCCTGCACCGCTTCGTCGAAGAGGGCGGCCACCTCGTGACCCTGTATCACCGTCCGACCGATGGCTGGGACCCGAACGAAACCCCTGTCCGCCGCGTCGAGATCGGCTCGCCTTCGCTGCGCTGGCGGGTTACCGATCCGAGCGCCGAGGTCACCGTGCTTGCGCCCGACCATGTCCTCCTCAAGGGGCCGAACGTTATCGGCACGGAAGACTGGCAGGGATGGGACAAGGAGCGCGGCCTCTATTTCGTCTCCCGCTGGGATGACGTCTACGAGCCGCTGCTGGCCATGCACGACGCCAACGAACAGCCGCTCAAGGGCGCGCTGATCTCCGCCGCCGTCGGAAGGGGCCGCCACACTCATACCAGCCTCGTGCTGCACCACCAGCTCGACAAGCTCGTTCCCGGCGCCTTCCGGCTAATGGCGAACCTCGTGCAGCCGGCGTGA
- a CDS encoding DMT family transporter: MTLVSGGMTALVKAQGATYPAFQLVFIRAMIGLLFILPLIWRHRAEMRRVKHPWRNIFRISCNAIALTSNFLAITMLPLAMVNAVGFSRPLITMAMAVAMLGETVSRIRWLGAGFAFIGVLIVMAPGTSSFDIEVLVVLVSVVFGSLAIIQTRALKDENTTVMMVFYTVGLAVITAVPAVLTWQPVMPFDWIPLLGIGFLAQLGQYCFLRAYRIADASVLAPVGYLSIVFVTVTGYIFFDEVPEVRVVIGVLIILAALQGAAWLDRRRGRARL; encoded by the coding sequence ATGACGCTGGTCTCCGGCGGCATGACGGCGCTGGTGAAGGCGCAAGGGGCGACCTATCCGGCCTTCCAGCTCGTCTTCATTCGGGCGATGATCGGGCTGTTGTTCATCCTGCCGCTGATCTGGCGGCACCGCGCCGAGATGCGCCGCGTCAAACACCCGTGGCGCAACATCTTCCGCATCTCCTGCAACGCGATTGCTCTCACAAGCAATTTTCTCGCCATCACCATGCTGCCGCTCGCCATGGTCAATGCGGTCGGCTTCTCCCGGCCGCTGATCACCATGGCCATGGCGGTCGCCATGCTCGGCGAAACGGTGAGCCGCATCCGCTGGCTCGGCGCCGGCTTCGCCTTCATCGGTGTGCTGATCGTCATGGCGCCCGGTACGTCGAGTTTCGATATCGAGGTTCTGGTGGTGCTGGTCTCGGTCGTCTTCGGTTCGCTGGCGATCATCCAGACCCGGGCGCTGAAGGACGAGAACACCACCGTGATGATGGTCTTCTACACGGTCGGCCTCGCGGTCATCACCGCCGTGCCCGCGGTCCTTACCTGGCAGCCGGTCATGCCCTTCGACTGGATCCCGCTGCTCGGTATCGGCTTCCTCGCCCAGCTCGGACAATATTGTTTCCTGCGCGCCTATCGGATCGCCGATGCCAGCGTGCTCGCCCCCGTCGGTTACCTCTCGATCGTTTTCGTGACTGTCACCGGCTACATCTTCTTCGACGAGGTGCCCGAGGTGAGGGTGGTGATCGGCGTGCTCATCATCCTCGCCGCACTCCAGGGGGCCGCCTGGCTCGACCGGCGTCGCGGCCGCGCCCGACTTTGA
- a CDS encoding TIGR02300 family protein, protein MAKAELGTKRTDPDTGKKFYDLNRDPVVSPYSGKSWPLSFFEEHSAAKKMEQAEEEDVQEVDTENPEVELVSLEEGDEAASGDDIPDIGDDDDVDIGDDDDDTFLEADEDEDDDDMSGIIGVTGDDDEV, encoded by the coding sequence GTGGCAAAAGCGGAACTCGGAACCAAGCGAACCGACCCCGATACCGGCAAGAAATTCTACGACCTGAACCGCGATCCGGTCGTTTCCCCCTATTCCGGCAAATCCTGGCCGCTGTCCTTCTTTGAGGAGCACAGCGCCGCCAAGAAGATGGAACAGGCCGAGGAGGAGGACGTCCAGGAAGTCGATACCGAAAATCCGGAAGTCGAACTCGTATCGCTCGAAGAGGGCGACGAGGCCGCCAGCGGCGACGATATCCCGGATATCGGCGATGACGACGATGTCGATATCGGCGATGACGACGACGATACCTTCCTGGAAGCCGACGAAGATGAAGACGACGACGACATGTCCGGCATCATCGGCGTGACCGGCGACGACGACGAAGTCTGA
- a CDS encoding FMN-binding negative transcriptional regulator — MYQPPHFREEDLGTQHELIHAHPLGLLVTSGNSGLLANPVPFQLDAEASAKGTLRLHLARANGQWKDIRDGSSVLAVFQGADSYVTPSWYQTKRETGKVVPTWNYAIVQARGPARIVEDADWLLSQISAITSQHEGQRAMPWAVTDAPDDFIRAQLKGIVGIEIEIAEIEGKWKVSQNRPVGDREGVAAGLDEMPGQGDMADLVRQYGAMREA; from the coding sequence ATGTACCAGCCGCCGCATTTTCGCGAAGAGGATCTCGGAACCCAGCACGAGCTGATCCATGCCCATCCGCTAGGTCTGCTGGTCACATCCGGCAATTCCGGCCTGCTTGCCAATCCTGTGCCGTTTCAGTTGGATGCCGAAGCCTCGGCAAAAGGAACGCTGCGCCTGCATCTGGCCCGCGCCAACGGCCAGTGGAAGGACATTCGCGACGGATCATCGGTTCTCGCCGTCTTCCAGGGCGCGGATTCCTATGTCACACCCTCCTGGTACCAGACCAAGCGCGAGACCGGAAAGGTCGTGCCGACCTGGAACTATGCGATCGTCCAGGCAAGAGGCCCGGCCCGCATCGTCGAGGACGCGGATTGGCTGTTGTCGCAGATCAGCGCCATCACCAGCCAGCACGAAGGGCAGCGCGCCATGCCCTGGGCCGTCACAGATGCACCCGACGATTTCATCCGCGCGCAATTGAAGGGCATCGTCGGCATCGAAATCGAGATCGCCGAGATCGAAGGCAAGTGGAAGGTCAGCCAGAACCGTCCGGTCGGGGACCGGGAAGGTGTCGCGGCGGGCCTCGATGAAATGCCGGGCCAAGGCGATATGGCGGATCTCGTCCGCCAGTATGGGGCGATGCGGGAAGCATGA
- the cmk gene encoding (d)CMP kinase, which yields MMTSTFTIAIDGPAAAGKGTLSRLIADAYGFHHLDTGLTYRATAKALLDAGLPLDDEEVAGKMAREVELAGLDRNILSAHAIGEAASKIAVMPSVRRALVEAQRAFSLRRPGTVLDGRDIGTVVCPDAPVKLYVTASADVRARRRYDEIVGKGGEADYGAIFADVKKRDERDMGRSDSPLKPADDAHLLDTSEMSIEAAFRAAKTIIDAALKRQSH from the coding sequence CTGATGACTAGCACTTTCACCATCGCCATCGACGGTCCCGCAGCCGCCGGCAAGGGCACGCTGTCGCGGCTGATCGCCGACGCCTACGGCTTTCATCATCTGGATACGGGGCTGACCTATCGCGCCACCGCCAAGGCGCTGCTCGATGCAGGCTTGCCGCTCGATGATGAAGAGGTCGCCGGGAAGATGGCGCGTGAGGTCGAACTCGCCGGCCTCGATCGCAATATATTGTCCGCCCATGCGATCGGCGAGGCGGCCTCGAAGATCGCGGTCATGCCGTCCGTCCGCCGGGCTCTGGTCGAGGCGCAGCGCGCCTTTTCCCTGAGGCGGCCGGGAACGGTGCTCGACGGCCGCGATATCGGCACGGTCGTCTGTCCCGATGCTCCAGTGAAGCTCTATGTCACCGCGTCGGCGGATGTGAGGGCAAGGCGCCGTTACGACGAGATCGTCGGCAAGGGCGGCGAGGCGGATTACGGTGCGATCTTTGCCGACGTGAAGAAACGCGACGAACGCGACATGGGCCGGTCCGACAGCCCTCTGAAGCCCGCCGACGATGCGCACTTGCTTGATACCTCGGAAATGAGTATAGAGGCCGCGTTTCGGGCAGCGAAGACCATCATCGACGCCGCCCTGAAGAGACAATCGCATTAG
- the rpsA gene encoding 30S ribosomal protein S1, producing the protein MAVSNPTREDFAALLEESFATNDLAEGYVTKGRVTAIEKDMAVVDVGLKVEGRIALKEFGAKGKDGSLKVGDEVEVYVERIENALGEAVLSREKARREESWVKLELKFEAGERVEGVIFNQVKGGFTVDLDGAVAFLPRSQVDIRPIRDVTPLMHNPQPFEILKMDKRRGNIVVSRRTVLEESRAEQRSEIVQNLEEGQVVDGVVKNITDYGAFVDLGGIDGLLHVTDMAWRRVNHPSEILSIGQQVKVQIIRINQETHRISLGMKQLESDPWDGIAAKYPVGKKISGTVTNITDYGAFVELEPGIEGLIHISEMSWTKKNVHPGKILSTTQDVDVVVLEVDPSKRRISLGLKQTLENPWQAFAYSHPAGTEVEGEVKNKTEFGLFIGLEGDVDGMVHLSDLDWNRPGEQVIEEFNKGDVVKAVVLDVDVDKERISLGIKQLGKDSVGEAAASGELRKNAVVSCEVIAVNDGGVEVRLVNHEDITSFIRRNDLARDRDDQRPERFSVGQVFDARVVNFSKKDRKVMLSIKALEIAEEKEAVAQFGSSDSGASLGDILGAALKNRGSNE; encoded by the coding sequence ATGGCAGTATCTAACCCCACGCGGGAGGACTTCGCAGCCCTCCTCGAAGAATCCTTCGCTACCAACGATCTGGCTGAAGGCTACGTCACCAAGGGTCGCGTCACCGCGATCGAAAAGGACATGGCCGTCGTTGACGTCGGCCTCAAGGTCGAAGGCCGCATCGCGCTCAAGGAATTCGGCGCCAAGGGCAAGGACGGTTCGCTGAAGGTCGGCGACGAAGTCGAAGTTTATGTCGAGCGCATCGAAAACGCGCTTGGCGAAGCAGTTCTGTCGCGCGAAAAGGCTCGCCGCGAAGAAAGCTGGGTCAAGCTCGAACTCAAGTTCGAAGCTGGCGAGCGCGTTGAAGGCGTCATCTTCAACCAGGTCAAGGGTGGCTTCACCGTCGATCTCGACGGCGCCGTCGCCTTCCTGCCGCGTAGCCAGGTCGACATCCGTCCGATCCGCGACGTCACCCCGCTCATGCACAACCCGCAGCCCTTCGAAATCCTCAAGATGGACAAGCGTCGCGGCAATATCGTGGTTTCGCGCCGTACGGTTCTCGAAGAGTCCCGCGCCGAGCAGCGTTCTGAAATCGTTCAGAACCTCGAAGAAGGCCAGGTTGTTGACGGCGTCGTCAAGAACATCACCGATTACGGTGCGTTCGTTGACCTCGGCGGCATCGACGGCCTCCTGCACGTCACCGACATGGCATGGCGCCGTGTGAACCATCCGTCGGAAATCCTGTCCATCGGCCAGCAGGTCAAGGTACAGATCATCCGCATCAACCAGGAAACCCACCGCATCTCGCTCGGCATGAAGCAGCTCGAGTCGGATCCGTGGGATGGCATTGCCGCCAAGTACCCGGTCGGCAAGAAGATTTCCGGTACCGTCACGAACATCACCGACTACGGTGCGTTCGTCGAGCTGGAGCCGGGCATCGAAGGCCTCATCCACATTTCCGAAATGTCCTGGACCAAGAAGAACGTTCATCCCGGCAAGATCCTGTCCACGACGCAGGATGTTGACGTGGTCGTTCTCGAAGTCGATCCGTCCAAGCGCCGTATCTCGCTTGGCCTGAAGCAGACGCTCGAAAATCCGTGGCAGGCATTTGCCTACTCGCATCCGGCCGGCACTGAAGTCGAAGGCGAAGTCAAGAACAAAACCGAATTCGGCCTGTTCATCGGCCTCGAAGGCGATGTTGACGGCATGGTCCACCTCTCCGACCTCGACTGGAACCGTCCGGGCGAGCAGGTCATCGAGGAGTTCAACAAGGGCGACGTCGTCAAGGCTGTCGTTCTCGATGTGGACGTCGACAAGGAGCGCATCTCGCTCGGCATCAAGCAGCTCGGCAAGGACTCGGTCGGTGAAGCCGCCGCTTCCGGCGAACTGCGCAAGAATGCCGTCGTCTCGTGCGAAGTCATCGCCGTCAACGACGGTGGTGTAGAGGTTCGTCTCGTCAACCACGAAGACATCACCTCGTTCATCCGCCGCAACGACCTGGCACGCGATCGTGACGATCAGCGTCCGGAGCGTTTCTCGGTCGGCCAGGTCTTCGATGCCCGCGTCGTCAACTTCTCCAAGAAGGACCGCAAGGTCATGCTGTCGATCAAGGCTCTCGAGATCGCAGAAGAGAAGGAAGCAGTTGCTCAGTTCGGTTCGTCCGATAGCGGCGCTTCGCTCGGCGACATCCTTGGTGCGGCTCTGAAGAACCGCGGCAGCAACGAGTAA
- a CDS encoding ribonuclease D — translation MAEIRYHEGDIPAADAARYTGAIAIDTETLGLVPRRDRLCVVQLSPGDGSADVIRIAAGQNEAPNLVAMLADPTRQKIFHYGRFDIAVLFHTFGVTTTPVFCTKIASRLTRTYTDRHGLKDNLKEMLDVDVSKAQQQSDWAAEVLSPAQLEYAASDVLHLHALRDKLSYRLVRDRRADLAQACFEFLPTRAKLDLLGWEEADIFAHS, via the coding sequence ATGGCAGAGATCAGGTATCACGAAGGCGATATTCCGGCAGCGGATGCGGCGCGTTATACGGGGGCGATCGCCATCGATACGGAAACCCTGGGCCTCGTGCCCCGCCGCGACCGGCTTTGCGTCGTGCAGCTTTCGCCCGGGGACGGTTCCGCCGACGTGATCCGCATCGCTGCCGGGCAGAACGAGGCTCCAAACCTCGTCGCCATGCTTGCCGATCCGACGCGCCAGAAGATCTTCCACTACGGCCGCTTCGATATCGCCGTTCTCTTCCATACGTTCGGCGTGACCACGACGCCGGTGTTCTGCACCAAGATCGCCTCGCGGCTGACCCGCACCTACACGGACCGGCATGGACTGAAGGACAATCTGAAGGAAATGCTGGATGTCGACGTTTCCAAGGCGCAGCAGCAATCCGACTGGGCAGCCGAGGTCCTTTCGCCGGCGCAGCTGGAGTATGCGGCGTCCGACGTGCTGCACCTGCATGCACTGCGCGACAAGCTGAGCTACCGCCTGGTCCGCGACAGGCGTGCCGACCTTGCCCAGGCCTGCTTCGAATTCCTGCCGACGCGGGCGAAGCTGGACCTGCTGGGCTGGGAAGAGGCCGATATCTTCGCCCATAGCTGA